One window from the genome of Amaranthus tricolor cultivar Red isolate AtriRed21 chromosome 9, ASM2621246v1, whole genome shotgun sequence encodes:
- the LOC130824047 gene encoding subtilisin-like protease SBT1.7 has protein sequence MRLITCYNMLLVFLMMGICHVSSSSPEKKTYIVHMAKSQMPAGFDHHIQWYESSLRHVSDTAEMIYTYTNAIHGYATRLTESEAETLSSTPGILAVLPETRYELHTTRTPSFLGLDRSPDEFIESESASDVIIGVLDTGVWPESKSFDDTGMGPVPMNWNGACETGRNFSASSCNRKLIGARYFSQGYEAVVGSFDESVESKSPRDDDGHGTHTASTAAGSPVEGASLFGYAPGTARGMAPKARVAAYKVCWAGGCFSSDILKAIDKAIEDKVNVLSLSLGGGMSDYYRDSVAIGAFAAMEHGILVSCSAGNSGPSAFSLSNGAPWITTVGAGTLDRDFPAFATVGEGKKYFGVSLFRGDSLPQGQLPLVYAGNASNSTSGSLCMTGTLIPEKVKDKIVLCDRGVNARVQKGAVVKAAGGLGMILANTDANGEELVADAHLLPATLVGQKSGDAIRDYAITDSKPTATILFEGTKVGVQPSPVVAAFSSRGPNGITPEILKPDIIAPGVNILAGWSGAMGPTGVASDTRRVQFNIISGTSMSCPHVSGLAGFLKGAHPEWSPAAIKSALMTTAYVTYKNGETLKDTATGKPSTPFDHGAGHVDPVSALNPGLIYDLTIDDYLGFLCALKYTPSQISSVARRNFTCDSDKNYSLSDFNYPSFAVSFKSTPAHKAADSPRSGPIVLKHTRTVTNVGPPGSYKVTVTSQAPEVKISVDPEVLSFSKVNEKKSYTVTFSSEPMPSDTNKFARIEWSDGKHIVTSPIAFSWS, from the exons atgaGGTTAATTACGTGTTATAATATGTTGTTAGTTTTTCTGATGATGGGTATATGCCACGTGTCATCATCTTCACCGGAGAAAAAAACATACATAGTACACATGGCAAAATCCCAAATGCCGGCAGGATTCGACCACCATATACAGTGGTACGAATCATCACTCCggcacgtgtcggacacggctGAGATGATTTACACGTACACCAACGCTATACACGGGTACGCCACACGTTTAACAGAATCCGAAGCGGAAACTCTTTCCTCCACACCAGGAATCTTAGCGGTTTTACCCGAGACTCGGTACGAGTTACACACAACTCGGACCCCATCTTTTCTAGGACTCGACCGATCTCCGGACGAGTTTATTGAGTCGGAATCGGCGAGTGATGTTATAATCGGGGTGTTAGACACGGGTGTATGGCCGGAGAGTAAAAGTTTTGATGATACGGGGATGGGACCCGTGCCAATGAACTGGAATGGAGCGTGTGAAACAGGGAGAAATTTTAGCGCTTCAAGCTGTAACAGAAAATTAATAGGTGCACGGTATTTTTCTCAAGGATATGAAGCAGTTGTGGGGTCGTTTGATGAATCAGTGGAGTCGAAATCACCACGTGATGATGATGGACATGGGACCCACACGGCTAGTACTGCTGCTGGATCCCCTGTGGAAGGTGCTAGTCTTTTTGGGTACGCTCCTGGGACGGCGCGTGGGATGGCTCCTAAAGCTAGAGTGGCGGCTTACAAG GTTTGTTGGGCAGGAGGATGTTTCAGTTCTGACATTTTAAAAGCCATTGATAAGGCAATTGAAGATAAAGTGAATGTGTTATCGCTTTCGTTGGGTGGAGGAATGTCGGATTACTATAGGGATAGCGTGGCCATCGGGGCATTTGCGGCGATGGAACACGGCATTTTGGTGTCATGTTCGGCAGGGAATTCAGGACCGAGTGCATTCAGCTTGTCGAATGGGGCACCTTGGATTACTACTGTAGGGGCCGGGACACTCGATAGGGACTTCCCAGCGTTTGCTACTGTTGGTGAAGGAAAGAAATATTTTGGTGTTTCACTTTTCCGAGGCGATTCGTTGCCTCAAGGGCAGCTTCCCCTTGTTTATGCAG GAAATGCTAGCAATTCCACTAGTGGCAGTTTATGTATGACTGGCACATTAATTCCTGAGAAGGTGAAAGATAAGATCGTATTGTGTGATCGTGGGGTCAATGCTCGGGTCCAGAAGGGCGCTGTCGTCAAAGCTGCTGGTGGTCTCGGCATGATTTTAGCTAATACCGATGCAAATGGAGAAGAGTTAGTTGCTGATGCACATTTACTGCCCGCGACATTGGTGGGCCAGAAGAGTGGAGACGCAATAAGGGATTACGCAATTACGGACTCTAAACCGACTGCCACCATCCTTTTCGAGGGGACAAAGGTCGGTGTTCAACCATCTCCTGTGGTGGCGGCATTCAGTTCTCGAGGTCCGAATGGGATCACCCCCGAGATATTAAAGCCTGATATAATTGCCCCAGGTGTTAATATCTTAGCTGGGTGGTCGGGAGCTATGGGTCCCACCGGGGTGGCTTCTGACACGAGACGGGTTCAGTTTAACATCATATCAGGGACTTCGATGTCGTGTCCTCATGTGAGCGGTCTTGCTGGGTTCCTAAAGGGTGCACACCCTGAGTGGAGTCCCGCGGCAATAAAATCTGCTTTGATGACTACGGCTTATGTTACTTACAAAAACGGGGAGACTCTTAAGGATACGGCTACTGGGAAGCCATCGACACCCTTTGACCACGGAGCTGGACACGTAGACCCTGTCTCAGCCCTAAATCCCGGGCTGATCTACGATCTCACAATCGATGATTACTTGGGTTTCCTGTGTGCACTTAAATACACCCCATCACAAATAAGCTCAGTTGCTCGGAGAAATTTCACCTGTGACAGTGACAAGAATTACAGCCTATCGGATTTCAATTACCCTTCATTTGCGGTCTCATTTAAATCGACCCCAGCACACAAAGCAGCTGACAGTCCAAGAAGCGGGCCCATTGTATTGAAGCACACTCGGACGGTGACCAATGTGGGCCCACCTGGCTCATATAAGGTAACAGTAACTTCACAGGCACCAGAGGTTAAGATATCAGTTGACCCAGAAGTCCTGAGCTTCagtaaagtaaatgagaagaaaTCATACACAGTAACTTTTAGTAGTGAGCCAATGCCTTCAGATACAAACAAGTTTGCTAGGATTGAATGGTCAGATGGTAAGCATATAGTTACCAGCCCCATTGCATTCAGCTGGTCATGA